GCCTCCAGGAAGACCACGCGAAGCCGGACGCCGCCCTTCTCCAGATCGTCCAGGGCGGTGCGCAGGTCGTCGAAGAAGCTGCGGCCGCGGACGTCGACGACGGCGCTTATCCGGGCCACCGCACCCTGGGAGCGGGCGCCGAGGTCGACCATGGTCGGTATGAGGGCGGGCGGCAGGTTGTCGACGACGAACCAGCCGAGGTCCTCCAGACACTTGGCGGCGGTGCTGCGACCGGCGCCGGACATGCCGGAGATGATCACGAGCTCCGGCACCTCGGAGGTCTCCTGCGGCTCCTTCGGCCCGGCGGCCTCGTGCGTCCCGTGCAGCGCGTCGCCCGGCTCCGGGGCTGCTGCTTCGGTTCGCCTTTCAGGCGTGCTCACTTCTACTCCCCGCTTTCGGTCGCATCAGTACAAACAACGCTCGCGGTCGTCTGCGGCTTCCCGATGTCACTCTCTCGAGTGACTGGTCCTGCTGACTCTTCCATAATCTCCCCCGTCGCCATGTTGACCGCCGGAGCGGTCGGTGTACGCGAGGCCAACGCCGCGGCAACGGCCTCCGCCGTGCGTCGGCCGACCCCCGGAACCTCGCAGATCTCCTCGATCGTCGCCGCTTTCAGCTTCTTCAGCGAGCCGAAGTGCTTGATCAGCGCCTGCCTGCGGGTCTCCCCGAGCCCCGGAACAGTGTCGAGGGCGCTGCTTGTCGCACGCTTGGCCCGCTTCTGGCGCTGGTAGGTGATCGCGAAGCGGTGCGCCTCGTCGCGGACCCGCTGGAGAAGGTAGAGCCCCTCGCTCGAACGCGGAAGCACAACCGGGTCGTCCTCCTCCGGAAGCCAGACCTCCTCCAGCCGCTTCGCGAGCCCGCACAGGGCGACGTCGTTGACGCCGAGCTCCATCAGCGCCTGCTGTGCCGCGGCCACCTGCGGCTGCCCGCCGTCGACGACGATCAGCTGCGGCGGGTAGGCGAAACGCCTGGCCTTGCCGGTCTCCTCGTCCTTGAGCGGGGCGCTCTCCTGGTGCCGGAAGCGGCGGGTGATCACCTCGCGCATGGAGCGGACGTCGTCCTGGCCCTCGAAACCCTTGATCGCGAAGCGCCGGTACTCGCTCTTGCGGGCCAGCCCGTCCTCGAAGACGACCATGGACGCGACCACGTCCTGGCCCTGCAGGTGGGAGATGTCGTAGCACTCGATCCGCAGCGGCGCGCTCTCCAGCCCGAGCGCGTCGGCGATCTCCTGGAGCGCGACGCTGCGGGTGGTGAGGTCGGCGGCGCGCTTGGTCTTGTGCAGCGCCAACGCCTGGAGCGCGTTGCGCTCGACCGTGGCCATCAGCTCGCGCTTGTCGCCGCGCTGGGGCACCCGCAGGTCGACCTTGCTGCCGCGCCGCTCGGCGAGCCACGCCAGCACCGGCTCGACGGGCTCCGGCAGCGCGGGCACCAGCACCTCGCGCGGCACGCCCTCGCCGCTCTCCTCGCCGTACAGCTGCAGCAGCGCGTGCTCGACCAGTCCGGCGGTGTCGACCTGCTCGACCTTGTCGGTCACCCAGCCGCGCTGCCCGCGCACCCGGCCGCCGCGCACGTGGAAGATCTGGACGGCCGCCTCCAGCTCGTCCTGCGCGAACGCGAGGAGGTCGGCGTCGGTGCCGTCGCCGAGGACGACGGCGTTCTTCTCCATGGCGCGCTTCAACGCCTCTATGTCGTCGCGCAGGCGACCGGCCTTCTCGTACTCCATCTCGGCGGCGGCCTCGCGCATCTGCGTCTCCAGCCGCTTCAGGTACGCGCCCGCGTGGCCGGCCATGAAGTCGCAGAACTCCTCGGCGAGCTCGCGGTGCTCCTCGGCGCTGACGCGCCCGACGCAGGGCGCGGAGCACTTGCCGATGTATCCGAGCAGGCAGGGCCGGCCGATCTGCTCGGCCCGCTTGAACACCCCGGAGGAGCAGGTGCGGACCGGGAAGACGCGCAGCATCAGGTCGACGGTCTCGCGGATCGCCCAGGCATGGCCGTAGGGACCGAAGTAGCGCACGCCCTTCTTCTTGGGCCCGCGCATCACCTGGACCCGGGGGAACTCCTCGTTGAGCGTGACGGCGAGGGAGGGGTAGCTCTTGTCGTCGCGGTACTTGACGTTGAACCGCGGGTCGAACTCCTTGATCCAGCTGTACTCCAGCTGCAGCGCCTCGACCTCGGTGCCGACCACGGTCCACTCGACGGACGCGGCCGTGGTGACCATCGTCCTGGTGCGCGGGTGCAGGCTCGCCAGGTCCTGGAAGTAGTTGGCGAGCCGCTGCCGCAGGCTCTTGGCCTTCCCGACGTAGATCACACGGGAGTGCGCGTCCCGGAACTTGTAGACCCCGGGCGAATCCGGAATCTGCCCGGGGGCGGGACGGTAGGTGGACGGGTCAGCCATGCCTCACAGGTTATCGATCGCCTGTGACGGACGGGGTGACCTGCGCGGATTTGGACATGAGAGGCACGGTCGCTCAGCTCCTGCCCTCCGGCCCCTGCTCCGCCTTCGTCGAGGCACCGCGCCGCCGGACCCATCGGACGGTCTCCCCCACCAGCCACACCGTGCCCAGGCAGGCCGCCAGAAGCCAGAAGACGTGGTGCGAGAGCCAGCCGGGAAGTTTCGCGATCACGATGATCACCGCGACGTAGCCGCAGAAGATCAGGAGCGGCCGCTTGGACACCGAACTCCTCATTCAAGGTCCTCTCGTAACGTTGCACGTGTGGCGGGGTCCGCCCACCCCTTGGCTGGACGGACCCCGGCCCTTGTCGGGCGACCGCCGTAGCCCCGGGTGAGGCTACGGCGGGGACGCCTACAGGTACCTGGAGAGTGCCAACACGAGGCCGGCGACCCTGCTCCAGAGAGCGTTGGACACCTGTCGGCGGATCGCAACGGGAATCCAGCGGGTGAATCCGGCGGTGAAGAGTCCTATGACGAACGCCTCCACCCCGGTGTACACGTAGTCCCAGAACCCGTGGTGCCCCGAGCTCATCCAGAGATCGAAGACCGCGACGGCAGCCGCCGTCGCCGCGTGCCAGAACAGGTAGCCGAAGAGAGTCCCGCACAGCCCGCCGGTCTCTCCGGTGCAGAGGGCCAGGACGACGCCCGCAACTGCGTTGAAGGCGACCATGAGCGCCCAGCGGACGGCACCCTTGACGTAACACTTCCAGTTCCAGCCGCACCACTTGCCATCGATGTCGAAGTTGGTGAGCGGGTTCTGGTACACGTAGTCGTACGGGTTGGCGTTGCCGCCGCTGACCGGGTCCACCTGGTTGAAGCGGCCCGTGTTCGGGTTGTAGACCCGGACGCCCATCAGGATGGTGCCGCCGAGCGGGGTCGAAGCCCGCTGCGCACCACCGAGCCAGCCGTACGTGGATGCGGCGGCGGTCTCCTGGGCGCCGAACTCGGTGTAGGTGTACGTCGCCGTCGGGCCCAGATCGCTCGTCCCGGCGACCTCGGCCGCCATCACGTCGCCGTGGAGATCGACGAGTTGCAGCGTGGTGCCGGCGCCGGAGACCTCGGCCGCGAGCGAACCGAAGGCGGTCACGTTCCGGGTCGAGGTGCCGTCCGAGGCCGTCGTGAGGAACGGGTTGTCGCTGTCGTCGGCGTAGTAGTCGGTCGTGGTGACGCCGGTGACGCTGTCCGTGGAGGACCCGAAGCGCTCCCCCTGCGGGTCGAGCTGGTAGCTCACGGTGTCGCCGGCCTGGCTCTGGGAGGCGACGAGCCCGTTGTCGTAGTAGGAGGCGGTCAGGGCGCCCGTTCCGCCGGCGTCGACCGCCGGCGTGGTGGTGATGTCCCCCAGGGTGTCGTAGGTGTAGCCGGCGTCGGTGATCCGGTCGGCGGCGTCGTAGGCGTGGGACTGCGAGGTCGTCGACGTGGTCTGGCAGGAGCCGTCCGTGGCCGGTGCGCCCGTGGTCCGGGCCGTCCGGTTGGAGTCGGCGTCGTAGCTGTAGCTACGGGTGGTGCACTGTCCTGCCTGGGTGTCGGCGACGGTGGCGAGCCTGTCGTTGGCGTCGTAGGTGTAGGCCTGGCTGCTGCCCAGAACCGTCCGCGCCGCCCAGTCGTCCGCGCTGTTCAGCGTGACGGAGTCGCTGAGCGATCCGGCCCACTGGCTGTTGGCGTAGGTCAGTCCGGTCGCGGTGCCCGTGGCGTCGTAGCCGTACGTGCCGGTGGTGCCACCCGGGTACGCCTCCTGGGCCAGGCGGCCGTCGGGGTTGTAGGAGGCGGTGAAGGTCCCGGCGAGGGTGTCCGTCTCCGAGGTGACGTGGTCGCTGTGGTCGCTTCCCTCGTCGTAGGTCAGCGTGGTCGTGTTGCCGCCGGAGCTGCGACTGGTCAGGGCACCGGCGAGGCTGTAACCGAAGCTGGTGGTGCGGCTGTTCGCGTCGGTGTAGGTGCTGGTCTGGCCCCAGTCGTCGTAGGTGGTCCTCAGGTCGGCGCTGACGTTGCCGGATCCGTCCAGACTCTGGCTGTCGGTGGTCAGGCCGGTGGTCGGGTCGTAGACGGTCTGGGTCGGCGCGACGGCCGCGCCCATGCCCGTGCCGGTCGTGCCGATCACGTTCTTGATCTGACGGCCGGCGGCGTCGTAGGTGACGGTGGTGGTGCGCACGGCCGAGGTGCCGTCGGCGGCGGTGTACGAGTCCGTCTTGGTGACCGGCTCGAGGTAGGTGTTGTAGGTGTACTGGACGACCGGCAGGCCGGCGAGTCCGGTGGTGACGGGCTGTGCGGCGGGCTCGGTCTTGCAGACCAGGTCGGTCCAGGCCGGCTGGTTGCCACAGGCCGAGTCGGCGCTGTTGGAGCCCGCCGTGTAGTAGACGGTCCTGGTCGTTCCGACCCCGGCGCCCCCGCTGTCACTGGGCTGGCTGCTGGAGGTCTGCAGCGGTTCGCCGCCGTAGAGCGAGGAGTCCTCGTTGAAGGCGACGGCCTTGGTGATGTCGAGCTTTCCGGTGCCCGGGTCGGTGATGGTCTGGAGCGGGTTGTGCAGGGTCCAGCCGATGTTGTCGGTGCCGTCGTTGTAGACGTTCTGGGTGGTGCGGACGTCGACGTCGCTGCCGCCGGTCACCGAACTGCCGATGCTGGCACCGACGGTGACGGTGGTCACCAACTGGTAGGGGTTGCCGTTGGCGTCCTTGTCGCCGTTGGGCGCGCCCTGGTCGTAGACGTTGTGGGTGTGGTCACGGACGGTCTGGATGGCCCCCGCGGCCAAGGCCTGGTGGGCCGGCCCGTAGGTGTCGGTCAGCTCGGTCCCGTCGGAGCTGTAGAGGACCTGGGTGTCGAGCTGGGCCGCGACGGCGGCGGACTGGGTGCCGGCGGCCAGGGCGGTGGCCCGGTTGGCGGCGGTCAGTTCGCGGACGGTGTTGCCGAACTGGTCGTGCTCGGTGGTGGAGATGTTCCAGCCGCCGTTGTACGTGGCGGTGTTCACCTGACGGCCCTGCGCGTCGAAGTACAGGATCTGGGCGTAGGTCCAGTCCGTGATCGTGCCGGACGGAGCGTGGTCGGCCGGGAAGACCGCGACGGCCGAGGTCGGCACGTCCTCCTGACCCCAGGTGGCCACGGTGTTCGAGTCCATGTCCGCAGGGCCGCCTGCGGCGATCGTGAGCGGCACGCTGTAGGCGATGACGGTCTTGGCGCTGCCGCCGCCGTTGGTGGCGTTGTGGGTGCGCGTGACCGAGACGAGCTTGCCGTAGTTCGCGTCGGAGGCGTTGTAGTCGTAGGCGAGCTGCCACGGCTGGAGCACGTTGGCGGGCTGGCCGCGGTCCTGGGCCGGGTAGACGGAGGAGATGCGGCCGTAGTCGGAGTCGCTCTGCGTCTCGTCGTACAGGTACATGGCCTTGAGCGGGGTGGTGATGCGCGGGTCCCACTCGTACTTGAGACGACCGGTCGAGTCGTAGGTGTAGTCGGCGACCGGAGTCTTGGTGAGGGTGGTGCCGTCCGAGGTCAGGAAGTCGATCTCGGAGATGTTGCCTGTGGTGCCGTCGTAGGCGAACTGCAGACCGCGGCAGCCGACCGCCCAGGAGGCGGAGGTGGCCGGGTAGGGGCACGCCGTGGTGTTCGGGGCGCTGGTCGCCGCGTCGGGCGCGACCATGAGCATCAGCTTGCCCTGCGTGGCGCCGCTGTTCGGGTCGTAGACGAATCCGGTCGACTTGCCCGAGCCGGGCTGGGTGACCGTGGACGGCAGGTACAGGCCGCCGACTCCGCCGGTGGGCAGGACGAAGGTGACCTGGGTTCCGGTGGTGTCGGTCAGGGTGAAGCCGGCCGATCCCTTCGACAGCGTCAGACCGTCGGCCGCGGCCTCGCCCTGACCCGTGTAGGGGGTGGTGCCGTTGCTCGCGGTGCCCGCGGCGAAGGTCAGCGTGGAGCCGTCCCTGCCGGTGAGCAGCGCGTAGCTGCCGTCGTCGGTGATCGACGCCCAGGAGGCGCTGGTCCCGGCAACAGGGAGCGACGCGTTCCAGCCGGGGCCGAAGCCGGTGTTGACGGTCGGCTTGAGCGAGTTGAAGGTACGCGCGACGCTGAGGCCGGAACCGTAGGACGCGATGTTCACGTCGGTGGCGCTGACCGCGGCGTTACCCGATTGCAGGCCCACGGTGACCGGGCCGATCTGGGTGGTGCCGAAGTCGGTGCCGGTACCCAGGCGGTCCAGGGTGACCGTGGTCGGCGGGGTGGTGTAGCTGTTCGAGCCGTTGGTCACCACCGCCTCGATCTGGACGAGGCCGTCGTCGTTGATCGTGTGCGCCGCGTTCCACACCAGCGTGGGGCTGTACGAGTGCGCGGTGCCGCCGAATACCTCGTTGGCGTCCGCGACCGGCCACGAGGTCAGCGTGGTCCCGTTGTTGGTGACGTCGGAGACGGGGACCGTGGTGAAGGCGCCACTGGTGCCGAGGCGGTACTGGAAGGTCGTGCTCGAGCCGATGCCGTAGGAGCTGGACGCAGAGAGGTTGAAGGTGTTCGAGCTGGAGGACTGGGCGGTCGGCTGGTCCAGGCCGCCGGTGCCCACGCCGAACTGGTAGTAGGTCGGCGCGCTGGCGACGCCGGCGTTGCTGTGTGCGGTGACCCGCAGCGAGTGCCAGCCGTTCCCCGGAGTGAAGGTGACGCTGCCGGTCGAACCGGTGGCGAAGTCGTAGCTGCCGCCGTCGAGCTGCCACTCGTAGCCGTACACGTCCGTCGCCGTGTCGGTCAGGGTGCAGGTGGTGCTCGCCGTGGACGCGGTCCACTGACCGGAGGGGTAGTTGGTGCAGGACACGGTCGGCGCGGTCGGGGTGCTGGTGTCGATGGTGAACGCCTTGGCGGCGGTCCACGCCGAGTAGTCGTGTCCGTCGTACGCCCTCACCTGCCAGGTGTACGCGCCGTCGGCGAGTGCCGTGGTCGGCTTCCAGGTGGCGGCAGAACCGGAGTTCACAAAGGCAGTGGTGCCGGAGGCCTTGACCGTGCTTCCAGAGAGGATCTGGTAGCCGTACTGCACCGTGTCGCTGTTGGCGTCCGTCGCGGACGCGGACAGGGTCGGCGTGCCGGTCGAGGTGTACGTGGTCGAACCCACGACGTTGCTCGGGCTCACCGAGAGGTTCGCCGGGGTGGCCGGCGGGTTGTTGTAGGTGATCGAGAGCGACGGGTTGTCCGCGAAGCGCTTGAACTGGACGTCGTTGGTCTCACTGGAGTTGAGCAGCACGAACGTGACGTTCGTCCAGTGCCCGGCGGCGGCCGAGGTGACCTGGTTGAGCCAGTTGAAGCTGCCCCCCACGTTGCCGCTGCAGGCCGGCCCGAAGTTGGCCGATCCCTGCTGGGTGACCTTCGCCGGGGCGTTGTTCCAGTTCGTGCTGGAGCTGATGCCGTTGGTGGACCAGCCCTGGATGGAGTAGCTGGTCGTGGCGCAGCTGGCCGAGTAGGTCTCGGTCGCGTTCAGCGAGGCGCTGATGACCGTGCTGCCCCAGATGCTGGACGGGATGGCGACCTGGTAGTAGGTGCGCTCGATGCCCGTCGGTGAGGAGAAGCCCTGGTAGCCGACCGCGAGCCCGGTACCGGGGGCGGCGTCGTAGTTCGAGGTGGTCGGGTAGGCCTGCTGGACCTCGTCCCAGTTCATCGTCGCGCCCGAGGTCGGGTGCGGCACGAAGGCCGGGTCCTCGAAGACCGGGAAGACCGTGGTCTTCGCCGACAGCAGCGAGGCGTCCGCGCTCAGGTGCAGCTTGTGGTTCTTGAAGCTGGCCTTCACCCGCGCCTGGTGCGCGTGGTTGCCCGCCGTGCGCGCGGACGAGTGCGTGGCCGGCTGCGGCACGGTCGCCGCCTGCGCGGCGTGCGCGCCCGCGGCCGCCGCAGTCGTGGTGGTACCGGCGGTGGTGGCCGAGTCCCACATGACCGGGGCAGGCGAGTTGACCAGCAGGCGGCCGCCACTGGTGTCACTCAGGTTGCCGCCCGCGTCGGCGCTGACGGTCGTGCCGTTACTGGCGCTGACGGCCTGGGTCAGGTCGGCCAGGCCGGGGTCGGCCGCCGCGGTGGCGTTCTTGATGACCAGGGTCTCCTCGACCCCGCCCGCCACCGTCGCGGTGACCTGCAGGTCCACCCCGGACGGCAGCACGTTCGCGTACGTGAGCGTGGCACCCGAGGCCGTCGGCTTCGGCAGCGCGGTCGGCCACGTCAGGCCGAGTTGCTTGCCGTCGACCGTCATCGTCGCCAGCGCACCGGTGCCACCGCCGGACAGCACCAGCGAGGACTCCGCCGTCGCCGGGGACCAGGTTCCGTTCTTCGCCCGGACGAGCGTGGCGTCCAGGTCCTTCCACGCGCCCTTCTGCTTGACCCACTTGGGTTGCGCGAAGGCGTTGTAGGAGAAGGTGCCGTCGGGGTTGGCGAAGGTCTGCGACGCGTCGGTGCGGTAGTCCAGCACCTCCACCGGGCTCTTCTGCTTCTTCGCCGCCATCATCGCCGCGTAGGCGTCGGGTCGCGACGCCACCGGCACGACCGCCGACTTGCCGGCCTTGGCGGGCGCCGCCTCGGCGGGGGCGATGGTCGCGACCATCGACGCGACCAGGGCGGCGGTCACCGCGACCGCCGCCCGTCTGGTCACCGGCGGGCTTATCAGCCCGCCCGCGAACTGCCGTGAGAACACGGATCAATCTCCTCGGTGTGTGGGAAACGACGTCTGTGACACGTCCTCGGGCATCGGTCCCGGTGACGCGCGCAGCACGAGAAGCCGACCCGGGGCAGCACGACTGCCCCGGAGCCGACCAGCTGTGGGTGGTGGGTGGCGGTCCCGGTGCGGAACGCCTGACGTCATGCAGGGACGAGCGGTGGGCTCACTGCCAGCCGGTGCCGACATCCGGAGTGGTCGTCGGAGTCGGCGTGGCGTCCACGTCCGCGCTGACCTGCGGCCTCGGCGCGGGTGCGGTGTCGGCCGACGACACCGCGCCCGCGGTGACGGCGACGAGGGCGAGCACGACGGCGGCGAGGCGGCGGAACTGGAGCGAGCGAAGCATGACCTACTCCTCGGCTGATGCCCGTAGCTGGACGGTGGCGATGCCGGGTCGACGGTCCGCTGCTCGCGTTCCTTCCCTCGGGGTGCTCCCGACCGGCGGTGATCACACTGGTGGACGTGCCGACTCCGGAACAGGGAGACAGGCTGGACACATCCGTCCCTGGACTCATCTGTCCAGGGACTCGCCCCAGAGCGCTTCCGGTCGCATCAGCGGAGCCTCGGCCCGCACCAGGTCCCAGCCCAGCAGCTCACGGTGGCGGCGCAGCGTCCGTTCCAGCAGCCAGGCCGCCTGCCGTTCGGCCTCGAACAAGCCGCGCGTGGAGAGGTAGAGACCGACCACGGGATCGGGGCGAGCGGCCGGATGCAGGGTCACATGCTCGATGCGGTCGCCGTCGGCGGCGCAGCACAGCACCCAGCGCGGCGTCTCGGCCGGCAGCGCGAGGCTGCCGGGAGGCGGTGAGCGCAGAAAAGCGTGAACGAGGAACACGCTGGATCACTATGGGCGCAAATCAGCCACCCCGACACGAATCACCGCTGGCCACAAGGGTCCTTGGACTGATGTGGCCTCGCTCCTGGATCCGGGTTGACCACGGTCGAGTCGCGGCCTGATCATTCAGTACGGTCGCGAACCTCGCTGAGGTCAGCAGCGAACGCAAGGGGGAGTTCATGATCGGCGCGTTGGGTCTGGACGTCTTCGCCGACGCGGTCTACCGCGCGCTCCTGGCACAACCCGGCGCGGGGATCCAAGCCGTGGCAGCCTCGTCCGGACTCTCCGTCGAACAGGTCCGCGCCGGGCTGGACAGCCTGAGCGAGCTCGCCCTGGTCCACCCGGATCCTGAGGACGCCTCCACACTGCGGGCGATGCCCCCGGATCTGGCCATGGACGTCCTGTTCGCCCACCAGCAGGCACAGCTCGCGGCCCAGCAGGAGAAGCTGACCCGCGCCCGCGCCCAGGCGGCCCAACTGGTCTCGCAGTACACCGCTCTGAGTCCGACGACCGCGACCGCGGGCGTCGAGCACCTCCAGGGTCTGGACCGGATCAGGGTCCGGCTCGCCGGCCTTTCCGCCGAGGCCCGGCGTGAGGTGATGATCTTCGCGCCGGACGGGCCGCAGACCGAGGAGAATCTTCGGGCCTCGCAGCCGCTCGACCAGGAGATGCTGGACCGCGGGATCAGGCTGCGGTCGATCTGCCTCGACAGTGTGGCGAACCATCAGCCGACCATCGAGCACGCCGACTGGCTGGCCTCCCAGGGCGGTGAGATCCGGGTGGTGGCGACGCTGCCCACCCGGATGGTGATCTTCGATCGGGCCACCGCGGTCATCCCGGTCACCAGCGACGACACGGCCGCAGCCGCCGTGGTGCTGACCAGTCAGGGCCCGCTGACCATGCTGGTGGCGCTGTTCGAGAGCACCTGGGCGGCGGCCCGCCCGCTCGGCACGCCCGCTCCCCAGAACGAGCACGGCCTCACCCCGCAGGAGCACGCCGTGCTGACCCTGCTCGCGCAGGGTCACACGTACGAGTCCTCCGCCCGCCGGCTGGGCGTCTCCACCCGCACCGCCCGACGCATCGCGACCGACCTGCTGGAACGCCTCGGCGCGCGCTCCCTCTTCGAGGCAGGAGCCAAGGCCGCGTGGCGCGGCTGGATCGTCCCCGACGCCTCCTGAGCGCCGTTTCAGGCCACCGCCGATGGGATACAGTCGGGCCGCTCGCGCTCGCGGAGGGACGTGGGGCGAGAGGACAGCTGTTCGGGAGGCATGGTGGCGATCGACGACCTACCCGGCCCGGTCGTGACGTTCCTCAACGTGATCGGCGTGCCCTGGCCCTACATCGACGAGGATCAGATCCGCCGGTTCGCCACGATGGTGCGGCAGTTCGGTCAGGCGGTGGAGCAGACCCATCTGGACGCCACCCGGACGATGGCCGACTTCGCGGGCGCCTACCAGGGTGCGGCCACGCAGCGGATGCAGTCGGGATGGGCCGAGATGTCCGCGCGGCACACGCGGGAACTGGTCCAGGGCTGTCGGCTGCTGGCCGAGGCGCTGGAGGTCGGCGCGGACGTGATCGTGGCGCAGAAGGCCGAGGCCCTGGTGGAGCTGGCAGCCATGGCCGCGGCCTTCGTCGCCGACCAGGCGGCTGCCGTGGCGACCCTCGGGCTGGCCGAAGCGGCTGCCCCGGTGATCATCGAGACGGGCAAGAAGCTGCTGGAGACCCTGAAGCAGCAGATCATCCAGTACATCGTCGGCGAGATCATCGAGGCCGCCGCCAAGCCACTGTTCGCCCAGATCGAGCACGCCATGTCGGGTCTGGACTGGTCGCAGAACTCGGGCGGCGGAGGTGCCGAGGCCGGGGACGGCTTCATGCTGCACCACGAGCTGGCCGGCGGACATCTGGACCTGCTGCGCGGGCACGCCGACACCTTCCGCGGGCACGCGCAGACGCTGCGCGGCGGGCTGGAGGGGCTCAGCTTCTGATGGCTGCGGGAGGAGAGGAACGGGCGGTCTTCCGCGCGCTGCGCAAGGACGCGGCCGACGCCCTGCCGAAGATCGCCGAGAAGCATGCCGGCGTCGTCGAGGACGCCGCCGACAAGGGTGCGCAGAACCTCGCGGCGCACGCCGAGAACGAGGCCAAGCTGGTCGAGGCGCTCAAGGGCAGAACACCGGGGAGCGAGGCGGAGGCCGCGGAGCTCGGCGTGCCCGGTGCTCGGGCCGGGGAGACCGCGCTGCCCGGCGGCAGTCGGATCCGACAGGCCCTCGAACCGAGGACCGGGGCGGGTGTTGAGGGGGAGGTCGGCGCCGCGGAGGGCGAGGCCGAGCAGTACGGCAACAGCGCGCTGCGCGACGGTCCCGGCTACCAGCAGGAGATCGACGACCAGGTGGGCGCGCGGGGTCTCGACCGCGCCGAGCACGACCGGCTCCGGCTGTCCCGCACCAACGAGCTGACCGAGTCGCAGGCCCGGGAGGTCGTCGAGGTGCGCGACTCCATCAAGCTCGGCGAGGGCCGGATGGTGACCAAGGTGGTCAAGCCTGAGGTCGCCGAGGCCTATCTGGAGAACGCCACGAAGCTGGGCAAGTACCCCTTCAACCCCGGCGAGTTCCGCGGGTCGATCGCACGTGGCTCGGACACCGCCGACCTCCGCAGCATGGACGATCTCCGCGACGGACTGGCGCTCGACGACGGCGGGGCCGGCTGGACGCCCGTTCCCGCGGGCGCGTCCGAGGCGTACCAGCTGCGCTTCCCCGCGCCGCACGGCCTGCACGCCGACCCGACTCTCGGCGCGGTCGGCGACCAGGCGTTGGCGGACCGGGTGGCCGGCATGGCCGGCCAGACCCCGGGCCGGGCCTGGGACGACCCGTTCCTCGGCACCGGTTACACCGGCGGCGGCGTCCCCGAGTGGGAGGCGGCGACCACCGGGTTCCCGCACCATGCTGAGATCTGGCGTATGCACGCCGACGGCACCGAAGAGGCCGTCGGTTTCTTCGACAAGAACGAAGGACTGTGGAAGTACTATGACTGACCCCTCGGGCCGCCCCTCCCCGGTCAGGGGCGAGGTCGCCGCCTTCCACGGCGAGCGCTACCCGGCGAGGGCCGCGGCGGGCCTCTGGCCCTGCGTCGAGCTGCTTCCCGCGCCGGGCGTCCCGGCGCCGGCGGGACTCACCCCCCGCGAGTCCGCCGACGGGTCGGTCGGCTACCCCGCCCCGCCCGAGGAGCTCGACGCCTGGTACGCCGTGCACTGGACGTTCCGCTGGCGTGGCGAGCCCTTCGCGTGCACCGACGCCGGCGAGACCACGCTGTCCGGCAACTACCTGGGCGACGACCGGCAGTTCGCCGCGGAGCACCTCAAGCGACGGGTCCGCGGCCACCGCGGCGTCTTCCCCCGCGAGGAGGTCACCGAACTGACCGAGCACCAGGAGGACCTGCTCGGGCCGCTGCGCGTGCTGGTCCGCCGACTGGCCGAGGTCGACCACTTCCGCCCGCAGGCCTACGCCGTCCTCCAGGGCCGGAGCTACGCGGCGGCGGCCGAGGCCGACGGCTCGGGCCTCGTCGCCCTGACTGCCGCCGCGGGGAACCCGCCCGCCGCCGCGGTCGCGCCGGAGGAGCTCGACGCGTGGTACCTGACCCACTGGACCTTCCGTTGGCAGAACGGGCCGTTCGACGCCGTCGGCACGGTGGACGGACGGATCAAGGGCGTCTACACCGGCGCGAGCTGGGGCTTCGTCGACAGCTGGCAGCTGACCCCGGAGGAGGCCGCCGACGGAGTCCACCAGCGCTACACGGTGCAGGTCGACCTCGACGGCGTCACCGACCTCGAACAGCACCGCACCGACCTGCTCGCCGGCCGTTAGTCGACCGGCGCTCCGCACTCCGGGCAGCGGAAGGGCTCGCGACGCTCGGCCATGGTGCGGCGCACCCAGTGGTAGAGCCAGGGGAAGGTGACGGCGGGAACGTCCCTGGTCGCCTC
This genomic interval from Streptacidiphilus rugosus AM-16 contains the following:
- the uvrC gene encoding excinuclease ABC subunit UvrC, translated to MADPSTYRPAPGQIPDSPGVYKFRDAHSRVIYVGKAKSLRQRLANYFQDLASLHPRTRTMVTTAASVEWTVVGTEVEALQLEYSWIKEFDPRFNVKYRDDKSYPSLAVTLNEEFPRVQVMRGPKKKGVRYFGPYGHAWAIRETVDLMLRVFPVRTCSSGVFKRAEQIGRPCLLGYIGKCSAPCVGRVSAEEHRELAEEFCDFMAGHAGAYLKRLETQMREAAAEMEYEKAGRLRDDIEALKRAMEKNAVVLGDGTDADLLAFAQDELEAAVQIFHVRGGRVRGQRGWVTDKVEQVDTAGLVEHALLQLYGEESGEGVPREVLVPALPEPVEPVLAWLAERRGSKVDLRVPQRGDKRELMATVERNALQALALHKTKRAADLTTRSVALQEIADALGLESAPLRIECYDISHLQGQDVVASMVVFEDGLARKSEYRRFAIKGFEGQDDVRSMREVITRRFRHQESAPLKDEETGKARRFAYPPQLIVVDGGQPQVAAAQQALMELGVNDVALCGLAKRLEEVWLPEEDDPVVLPRSSEGLYLLQRVRDEAHRFAITYQRQKRAKRATSSALDTVPGLGETRRQALIKHFGSLKKLKAATIEEICEVPGVGRRTAEAVAAALASRTPTAPAVNMATGEIMEESAGPVTRESDIGKPQTTASVVCTDATESGE